A stretch of the Pongo pygmaeus isolate AG05252 chromosome 16, NHGRI_mPonPyg2-v2.0_pri, whole genome shotgun sequence genome encodes the following:
- the KNL1 gene encoding kinetochore scaffold 1 isoform X2, which produces MKIVRKSEMEETEAGENLVLIQNKKLEDNYCEITGMNTLLSAPIHTQMQQKEFSIIEHNHERKHANDQTVIFSDENQMDLTSSHTVMITKGILDNPKSEKSTKIDTTSFLANLKLHTEDSRMKKEVNFSMDQNTSSENKIDFNDFIKRLKTGKCNAFPDVPDKENFEIPVYSKEPNSASSTHQMHISLNEDENNSNITRIFREKDDGMNFTQCHTANIQTLIPTSSETNSQESKGNDITVYGNDFMDLTFNHTLQILPATGNFSEIENQTQSAMDVTTGYGTKASGNKTIFKSKQNTAFQDLSINSADKIHITRSHIMGAETHIVSQTCNQDARILAMTPESICSNPAIQGCKTVFYSSCNDAMEMTKCLSNMREEKNLLKHDSNYSKMYCNTDAMSCLTEETIYSGEENMDITKSHTVAIDNQIFKQDQSDVQIAAAPTPEKEMMLQNRMTTSEDGKMNVNCNSVPHVSKERIQQSLSDPLSIALTDRKTELLSGENTDLTESHTSNLGSQVPLATYNLAPENTNESHSQSKSSSDECEEITKSRNEPFQRSDIIAKNSLTDTWNKDKDGALKILPYPDKDSPQSADCNQEIATSHNIVYCGGVLDKQIASRNTVSWEQSLFSTTKPLFSSGQFSMKNHDTAISSHTVKSVLGQNSKLAEPLRKSLSNPTPDYCHDKMIICSEEEQNMDLTKSHTVVIGFGPSELQELGKTNLEHTTGQLTTMNRQIAVKVEKCGRSPIEKSGVLKSNSIMDVLEDESIQKPKFPKEKQNVKIWGRKSVGGPKIEKTIVFSEDDKNDMDITKSYTIEINHRPLLEKHDCHLVPLAGTSETILCTCGQDDMEITRSHTAALECKTVSPDEITTRPMDKTIVFVDNHVELEMTKSHTVFIDYQEKERRGKPNFELSQRKSLGTPTVICTPTEESVFFPENGESDRLVANDSQLTPLEEWSNNRGPVEVADNMELSKSATCKNIKDVQNPGFLNEPLSGKSQRRKSLKLKNDKTIVFSENDKNDMDITQSCMVEIDNESALEDKEDFHLAGASKTILYSCGQDDMEITRSHTTALECKTLLPNEIAIRPMDKTVLFTDNYSDLEVTNSHTVFIDCQATEKILEENPKFGIGKGKNLGVSFPKDNSCVQEIAEKQALAVGNKIVLHTEQKQQLFASTNRTTNEIIKFHSAAMDEKVIGKVVDQACTLEKAQVESCQLNNRDRRNVDFTSSHATAVCGSSDNYSCLPNVISFTDNLEGSAMPLCDKDEEKANYCPVQNDLAYANDFASEYYLESEGQPLCAPCPLLEKEEVVQTSTKGQLDCVITLHKDQDLIKDPRNLLVNQTLVCSQDLGEMTKLNSKRVSFKLPKDQMKVYVDDICVIPQPHFSTDQPPLPKKGQSSINKDEVILSKAGNKSLNIIENSSAPICENKPKILNNEEWFAAACKKELKENIQTTNYNTAPDFRSNSDLTKQVIQTHINAGEAPDPVITSNVPCFHSIKPNLNILNGKTEEFLAFQTVHIPPLPEQLLELGNKAHNDMSIVQATEIHNINIISSNAKNSRDEENKESHNGAETTSLPPKAVFKDKVRRCSLGVFLPRLPNKRNCSVTGVDDLEQIPADTTDTNHLETQPVSSKDSGIGSVAAKLNLSPSQYINEENLPVYPDEINSSDSINIENEEKALIETYQKEISPYENKMEKTWNSQKRTWVQEEEDIHKEKKIRKNEIKFGDTTQDGEIFDHHTEEDIDKSANSVLIKNLSRTPSSCSSSLDSIKADGTSLDFSTYHSSQMESQFLRDTICEESLREKLQDGRITIREFFILLQVHILVQKPRQSNLPGNFTVNTPPTPEDLMLSQYVYRPKIQIYREDCEARRQKIEELKLSALNQDKLLVDINKNLWEKMRHCSDKELKAFGIYLNKIKSRFTKMTKVFTHQGKVALYGKLVQSAQNEREKLQIKIDEMDKILKKIDNCLTEMETETKNLEDEEKDNPVEEWDSEIRAAEKELEQLKTEEEELQRNLLELEIQKEQTLAQIDFMQKQRNRTEELLDQLSLSEWDVVEWSDDQAVFTFVYDTIQLTITFEESVVGLPFLDKRYRKIVDVNFQSLLDEDQAPPSSLLVHKLIFQYVEEKESWKKTCTTQHQLPKMLEEFSLVVHHCRLLGEEIEYLKRWGPNYNLMNIDINNNELRLLFSSSAAFAKFEITLFLSAYYPSVPLPSTIQNHVGNTSQDDIATILSKVPLENNYLKNVVKQIYQDLFQDRHFYH; this is translated from the exons gGATGAACACCTTGCTTTCTGCTCCCATTCATACCCAGATGCAACAGAAGGAG TTTTCAATTATAGAACATAACCATGAAAGGAAACATGCAAATGACCAAACAGTCAttttttcagatgaaaaccagatgGACCTGACATCAAGTCACACTGTAATGATTACCAAAGGCATTTTAGATAATCCCAAAAGTGAAAAGTCCACCAAGATAGATACCACATCATTTCTAGCTAATTTAAAGCTTCACACTGAGGActcaagaatgaaaaaagaagtaaatttttCCATGGATCAAAACActtcttcagaaaataaaatagatttcaatgACTTCATAAAAAgattgaaaacaggaaaatgtaatGCTTTTCCTGATGTGCCTGATAAAGAAAATTTTGAGATACCTGTTTATTCCAAGGAACCAAATAGTGCCTCTTCTACACATCAAATGCATATATCTCTTAATGAAGATGAGAATAACAGTAATATTACTAGGATCTTTAGAGAAAAAGATGATGGGATGAATTTCACCCAGTGTCATACAGCCAATATTCAGACATTGATTCCCACATCCAGTGAGACCAACTCACAGGAATCTAAAGGTAATGATATTACAGTTTATGGCAATGACTTTATGGATTTGACATTTAACCACACTTTGCAGATTTTACCTGCAACAGgtaatttttctgaaatagaaaatcaaactcAGAGTGCCATGGATGTAACAACAGGTTATGGAACTAAAGCTTcaggaaataaaacaatttttaagagtAAACAAAATACTGCTTTTCAAGACCTTTCCATAAACTCTGCAGACAAAATACATATTACCAGAAGTCATATTATGGGGGCAGAAACTCACATAGTCTCACAGACTTGTAATCAGGATGCCAGAATATTAGCAATGACCCCAGAATCTATATGTTCTAATCCAGCTATTCAAGGTTGTAAGACTGTTTTCTATTCTAGTTGTAATGATGCCATGGAAATGACCAAATGTCTCTCAAAtatgagagaggagaaaaatttGCTAAAGCATGACAgtaattattctaaaatgtattgcAATACAGATGCTATGTCTTGTCTCACAGAGGAAACTATTTATTCTGGAGAGGAGAACATGGACATTACCAAGAGTCATACAGTTGCAATAGAtaatcaaatttttaaacaagATCAATCAGATGTGCAAATAGCAGCTGCACCAACACCTGAAAAGGAAATGATGCTTCAAAATCGTATGACCACATCAGAAGATGGGAAAATGAATGTAAATTGTAACTCAGTTCCTCATGTATCTAAGGAAAGAATACAGCAGAGCCTGTCAGATCCTTTGTCTATTGCATTGACTGATAGAAAGACTGAACTCTTATCAGGTGAAAATACGGATTTGACTGAAAGTCACACAAGTAACTTAGGAAGTCAAGTTCCTCTTGCAACTTATAATCTAGCACCGGAGAATACCAATGAATCTCACTCTCAGAGCAAAAGCTCTTCAGATGAATGTGAAGAAATTACCAAAAGTCGTAATGAACCATTTCAACGATCAGacataatagccaaaaacagCTTAACCGACACCTGGAACAAAGACAAAGATGGGGCTTTGAAGATTTTGCCCTACCCTGATAAAGATTCTCCTCAGTCAGCTGATTGTAATCAGGAGATAGCAACAAGCCATAATATAGTCTACTGTGGTGGAGTTCTTGATAAACAAATAGCTAGTAGAAATACAGTTTCATGGGAACAATCTTTGTTTTCTACCACAAAGCCATTATTTTCATCAGGACAGTTCTCTATGAAAAATCATGATACTGCTATAAGTAGTCATACAGTGAAATCTGTACTAGGCCAGAATTCTAAACTGGCTGAGCCACTGAGGAAAAGTTTAAGCAATCCCACACCTGACTATTGCCATGACAAGATGATTATATGTTCAGAGGAAGAGCAAAATATGGATCTAACAAAGAGCCACACTGTTGTCATTGGATTTGGTCCTTCTGAACTACAAGAACTTGGTAAAACGAATTTAGAACACACTACTGGCCAGCTAACAACAATGAACAGACAGATAGCTGTAAAAGTTGAAAAATGTGGAAGAAGTCCCATAGAAAAAAGTGGAGTACTTAAATCTAACTCTATTATGGATGTGTTAGAGGACGAAAGTATACAGAAACCTAAATTtccaaaggaaaagcaaaatgtcAAAATTTGGGGAAGGAAAAGTGTTGGTGGACCAAAAATCGAAAAGACTATTGTATTTTCAGAAGATGATAAGAATGATATGGATATCACTAAGAGTTATACAATAGAAATAAACCATAGACCTTTATTAGAGAAACATGATTGTCATTTGGTGCCATTGGCAGgaacttctgaaactattttatgTACATGTGGGCAGGACGACATGGAGATCACTAGAAGTCACACAGCTGCCTTAGAATGTAAAACTGTCTCACCAGATGAAATAACTACTAGGCCTATGGACAAAACTATAGTGTTTGTAGATAATCATGTTGAACTAGAAATGACAAAGTCCCATACTGTTTTCATTGACtaccaagaaaaggaaagaagaggcaaACCTAACTTTGAACTATCCCAAAGGAAAAGCCTAGGAACACCAACAGTGATATGTACTCCTACTGAGGAGAgtgttttctttccagaaaatggTGAAAGTGACCGTCTAGTAGCAAATGACAGCCAGCTAACCCCTCTGGAGGAATGGTCTAATAATAGGGGCCCTGTAGAGGTAGCTGATAACATGGAATTGTCTAAATCAGCCACTTGCAAAAACATCAAAGATGTACAAAATCCTGGATTTCTGAATGAACCTCTATCAGGCAAAAGTCAGAGAAGAAAAAGCCTTAAGCTAAAAAATGACAAGACCATTGTATTTTCAGAGAATGATAAAAACGATATGGATATTACCCAGAGTTGTATGGTGGAAATAGATAACGAAAGTGCCCTGGAGGATAAAGAGGACTTCCATTTGGCAGGGGCTTCTAAAACTATTTTGTATTCATGTGGGCAGGATGACATGGAGATCACTAGGAGTCACACAACTGCCTTAGAATGTAAAACTCTCCTGCCAAATGAAATAGCTATTAGGCCCATGGACAAAACCGTATTGTTCACAGATAATTACAGTGATCTGGAAGTCACCAATTCCCATACTGTTTTCATTGACTGTCAAGCCACAGAGAAAATACTTGAAGAGAACCCTAAATTTGgaataggaaaaggaaaaaacttgGGTGTTTCCTTTCCTAAGGATAATAGCTGTGTTCAAGAAATCGCTGAAAAACAAGCACTGGCTGTAGGAAACAAAATTGTTCTTCACACTGAGCAAAAGCAACAACTCTTTGCTTCTACTAATAGAACTACTAATGAAATCATCAAATTTCATAGTGCTGCTATGGATGAAAAGGTCATAGGGAAAGTTGTAGACCAGGCCTGTACATTGGAAAAAGCCCAAGTTGAAAGCTGTCAGTTAAATAATAGAGATAGAAGAAATGTGGACTTTACAAGCAGTCATGCAACTGCTGTTTGTGGATCCAGTGATAATTATTCCTGTTTACCAAATGTTATTTCCTTTACTGATAATTTGGAGGGTAGTGCCATGCCCTTATGtgataaagatgaggaaaaagccAACTATTGCCCAGTGCAAAATGATCTTGCTTATGCAAATGATTTTGCCAGTGAATATTACTTGGAATCTGAGGGACAGCCTCTCTGTGCTCCTTGTCCTTTGTTAGAGAAGGAAGAAGTTGTTCAAACTAGTACCAAAGGACAGTTAGACTGTGTCATAACACTGCACAAAGATCAAGATCTGATTAAGGATCCACGAAATCTATTGGTTAATCAAACTTTAGTATGTAGTCAAGATCTGGGGGAGATGACTAAACTTAATTCAAAGCGAGTATCTTTTAAGCTTCCAAAGGATCAAATGAAAGTCTATGTTGATGACATTTGTGTCATTCCTCAGCCTCATTTCTCAACCGACCAACCTCCATTACCTAAAAAAGGACAGAGTAGTATCAATAAAGATGAAGTAATACTGTCTAAAGCTGGAAATAAGAGtttaaatattatagaaaattcCTCTGCACCCATATGTGAAAACAAGCCCAAAATACTCAATAATGAGGAGTGGTTTGCTGCAGCCTGTaaaaaagaactgaaggaaaatatTCAAACAACTAACTATAATACAGCTCCAGATTTCCGCAGTAACTCAGACTTAACTAAGCAAGTCATTCAAACTCATATCAATGCTGGAGAAGCACCAGATCCTGTAATTACATCTAATGTTCCATGTTTTCATAGTATCAAACCAAATCTGAATATTTTGAATGGAAAAACTGAAGAGTTCTTAGCTTTTCAAACTGTTCATATACCACCCCTTCCAGAGCAATTACTTGAATTAGGAAATAAGGCACACAATGATATGAGTATAGTGCAAGCTACAGAAATACATAATATTAACATAATCTCCAGCAATGCTAAAAATAgtagagatgaagaaaataaagagtcTCATAATGGAGCTGAAACCACCTCTCTACCACCAAAGgcagtttttaaagataaagtaAGGAGATGTTCTTTGGGAGTCTTTTTGCCTAGATTGCCCAACAAGAGAAATTGTAGTGTCACTGGTGTTGATGACCTGGAACAGATTCCAGCAGACACAACTGATACAAATCACTTAGAAACTCAGCCAGTCTCTAGCAAAGATTCAGGCATTGGATCTGTTGCAGCTAAACTGAACCTAAGTCCTTCTCAATATATAAATGAGGAAAATCTTCCTGTATATCCTGATGAGATCAATTCTTCAGACTCTATTAAcatagaaaatgaggaaaaggcTTTGATTGAGACATACCAAAAAGAGATTTcaccatatgaaaataaaatggaaaaaacttGGAATAGCCAAAAAAGAACGTGGGTACAAGAAGAAGAAGATAttcataaggagaaaaaaatcagaaaaaatgagATTAAGTTTGGTGATACGACACAAGATGGGGAG ATTTTTGATCACCATACTGAAGAGGATATAGATAAAAGTGCTAACAGTGTATTGATAAAAAACCTGAGCAGGACCCCATCTAGTTGCAGCAGCTCTCTGGATTCAATCAAGGCTGATGGGACCTCTCTGGACTTCAGCA CTTACCACAGTAGTCAAATGGAATCACAGTTTCTCAGAGATACTATTTGTGAAGAGAGCTTGAGGGAG aaacTCCAAGATGGGAGAATAACAATAAGGGAGTTCTTTATACTTCTCCAGGTCCACATCTTGGTACAGAAACCCCGACAGAGCAATCTCCCAGGCAAT tttactGTAAACACACCACCTACTCCAGAAGACCTGATGTTAAGTCAATATGTTTACCGACCCAAGATACAGATTTATAGAGAAGATTGTGAGGCTCGTCGCCAAAAGATTGAAGA ATTAAAGCTTTCTGCATTGAACCAAGATAAGCTGTTGGTTGATATAAATAAGAACCTGTGGGAAAAAATGAGACACTGCTCTGACAAAGAG CTGAAGGCCTTTGGAATTTATCTTAACAAAATAAAGTCACGTTTTACCAAGATGACTAAAGTCTTCACTCACCAAGGAAAAGTGGCTCTGTATGGCAAGCTGGTGCAGTCAGCTCAG aATGAGAGGGAGAAACTTCAAATAAAGATAGATGAGAtggataaaatacttaagaagATCGATAACTGCCTCACTGAGATGGAAACag AAACTAAGAATTTGGAAGATGAAGAGAAAGACAATCCTGTGGAAGAATGGGATTCTGAAATAAGAGCTGCAGAAAAAG AATTGGAACAGCTGAAAACTGAAGAAGAGGAGCTTCAAAG AAATCTCTTAGAACTGGAGATACAAAAAGAGCAGACCCTTGCTCAAATAGACTTTatgcaaaaacaaagaaatagaactGAAGAGCTACTGGATCAGTTGAG CTTGTCTGAGTGGGATGTCGTTGAGTGGAGTGATGATCAAGCTGTATTCACCTTTGTTTATGACACGATACAACTCACCATCACCTTTGAAGAGTCAGTTG TTGGTCTCCCTTTCCTGGACAAGCGTTATAGGAAGATTGTTGATGTCAATTTTCAATCTCTGTTAGACG agGATCaagctcctccttcctcccttttagTTCATAAGCTTATTTTCCAGTACGTTGAAGAAAAGGAATCCTGGAAGAAGACATGTACAACCCAGCATCAGTTACCCAAG ATGCTTGAAGAATTCTCACTGGTAGTGCACCATTGCAGACTCCTTGGAGAGGAGATTGAGTATTTAAAGAGATGGGGACCAAATTATAACCTAATGAACatagatattaataataatga